TCCGCCGTTCCGCGGTACTGGCCGGCGACGGGAAAATCCTCGCCGTCGAGCCGGATCTGCCGCGCTCCGCGGCGGAACGGACCGTCGAACTCGGCGGCAGAATCCTCGCGCCCGGATTCATCGACGTCCACGGCCACTCGGACCTCGCGCTCCCGGCCCGGCCGGAGGGATTCGGCAAGATTTCGCAGGGGATCACGACCGAGATCATGGGGAACTGCGGACTTTCCGCCTTTCCTCTGACCGGCCGCAACCGCGAACACCTGCAGGAGCTCTGGGCGCAGTACGGCGTGACACTCGACTGGTCCGACTTCCGGGGGTGGCGCGCCGCGCTGTCGGCCCGTGCCCCGAAGCTCCGCGCCGAAGCGCTCGCCGGACACAACACGCTCCGCGCCGCCGTGGCCGGCTACGAAACCGAAACCCTCACTTCCGCACAGCTCGAAGAGATGAAAACGCTGCTCGACGCCGAGCTCGCCGCCGGCGCAGCCGGACTGTCGAGCGGGCTGCTCTATGTGCCGGGCAAATTCGCTCCGCCCGGAGAAATCGTCGAACTCATGCGCGTCGCCGCCCGGCGCGACCGGCCTTATGCGACCCACCTCCGGAGCGAGGGGAACGAACTGCTGGAGGCTCTCGGAGAAACGATCGACTGCGCCCGGGAGGCGGGCCTCAGGCGGCTTCACATCAGCCACTTCAAAACCGCCGGAGCCGCGAACTGGGAGAAACTCGACGCCGCGCTCGAACTGCTGGAAGAAGCGCAAAAAGGCGGAATCGCCGTCACCGTCGACCGCTACCCGTACACCGAATCGATGACGCAGCTCAGCGTAATCCTGCCGGGCAAGGCCGGCGACCTCGACGACTCCGCGCTTTCGCGGCTGCTGCGCAGCACGGAGGAGCGCGAAAAGCTCGCTCTGGAGCTCGCCGCCTCCCGCCCCGCCGCCTACTGGAAAACCGTCACGCTCGTCTCGACCCGGAGTTCCGCCGGACGAAACCACGCCGGGCAGACCATCGCGGCGCTCGCGGAACGCGCCGGCAGGACGCCCGCCGAATTCGCGGTCGAACTGCTGGCGGAGGACGCCGCCGGGACGACCGCCGCCTTCCGCGGCATGTCGCCGGAGAATATGCGGCGGATTCTCGGTCTGCCGTTCTGCATGATGGGCAGCGACGAAAATGCGCGTCCGGCCGACGATTCGATCGGGCGCTGTCACCCGCGCGGCTTCGGCAGCGCGGCGCGGTTCCTGCGGCTCCGGCTCGACACAGGCTCTCCGATCGAAGCGGCGGTGCGGCAGATGACCGGGCTCGCGGCCGAAACCTTTCAACTCGCGGACCGGGGGCTGGTCCGGCCCGGGCTCTGCGCCGATCTCGCGGCATTCGACCCGGACGAAGTGGACGGAACCGCCGATTTTTCGAATCCGCACACGCCGGCGGCCGGAATCATCTTCACCGTGACCGGCGGCGAATTCGTCTACCGTTCCTGAAACTACACCGTCTCGTTCCAGCTCTTCCTGATCTTCCGGCGTTCAGGCGGCAGCGGCGTCAGGCGCGAGATGACCCAGATCCCGGCCGACAGCAGCAGGACCGACAGCGCGAAATAGAGCCGGTAACCGGTCAGCGGCGAATCCGCCTCTATGCCGGTGCAGCGGTCGAGCAGCACACCGGCGAGCAGCATGCCGACGATGCCGGCTCCGGCGCCGTTGACGACCGCGATGAACATCGAGGCGGCCACGCGCTTCTCCTCCGGCACCGTCTGCAGGAAATAGTGCGTGACCGAGTTCGCGGTCCCGACATTGGTCGCTCCCGCGATCAGGAACGGCAGCGTCAGGTAGACGGGGCTGAAGCCCGACGGAGCAATCACCCAGAGCACACCGGCGCCGAGCAGCAGAAGATACGAATAGAGCAGCGTCCTGCGCGGCCCGATCGTGTTTGAAATCCGCCCCGAGAGGAACGACGCCCCGGCACTCGCGCCGAACTGGGCCAGCGCGAAGAGCAGCGCTTCCGTGTCGCTGACGCCGCAGCCGCGCTTCAAAGCCAGCATCGAAATCGGAATCAGCATGATGACCGCGAGATTGACTGCAAATCCCGAAGCCAGCAGCCGCAGCAGCGACTTGTCGTGAAAAAGCAGCCTGAACTCCCCGGCGATCGGCTTCCGGGCCGAATCGCGGATGGCTTCGGTCTCGCAGATCCGGTTGATGAAGCGCGACGCGGTGAAACCGAGCAGCGCGCCGGCGACCACAATGCCGGTCAGCATCGCCAGGCTGTCGCAGAGTTTCAGGAGAATGCTGATCGTGACCAGCGCGGCGAGGCACGACAGATAGAAGAATCCGGCGTTGACGCCGATCACCTTCGCCCGGTCTTTCTCGTTCGTGATGTTCCCGACCAGCGGCTGCGACATGACCACGCCCGCAGCCCGGAAACCGTAGAAGAAGAACGCCCCGGCCAGCAGCAGCGCCGTGGCCGTGCGCGGCATGCCCGAGATGCTGACCACAGCCGCCAGCGCGACCAGCAGCGCGGCCGCATTCCGGGCGACCCAGAAGATCGACTGGCTCTTCGCGGCCCCGGCCCGGGCGGTGACGACCTTGCCGAGCGGCAGCAGCAGAAACCCGAAGTAGATCATCGCCCCGAGCGTCGAAACGATGTAATCCGGGCAGCCGAGCCGGACGGCGAGCAGAATCAGCACCGTTTCGCCGAGACACATGTACGAGAGCCCGTTGATCAGGCTGAAAATATGGTAGTTATGCTGAGACGACGCCAGCTGCGCCGGCGTCAGCGGTCCCTTGCAGATCATCCGTCCCCTCCCCTGTTCCCGTCAGGCCGATGCGTCTTCGGGGTGCTCGCGCAGCTCCGCGGCCGGAGAAGCGGGCGGCAGCCCGATCAGGTTGATCTTTTTCCAGGCGCCCGACCGCCGCCGCCAGACCATCAGCGCGGCATCGACCGCGATATAGAAGGTGATGAGCGCCCAGACCGCGCCGATGCTGGCGCGATACACGTAGACGAGCAGCACGGTTCCCGGAATCTGGATCAGCCACGAAGTCGCCATGCCGATCCAGAGCGGAACGGTCGTGTCTCCGGCGCCGCGCAGGCTGCCCATGGCGATGAAGCGGGTCGCGTCGAGAATGTTGAAAACGGCCGCGAAACGGAGAATCGTGACCGCATAGTCGGTCACCTGCGACATATCCATGCTGGCGGACGCGGTATTCCGCGACCCGAAGAGACGGATCAGGAACTCCGGCGCGAGCCAGTAAAGCAGCCCCATCGAAAGCGTCCAGCACATCAGCATCCGCCACGAACGGCCGGAGATCCGCTCGACGACGAGCAGCCGCCGCTGGCCGATGAACTGGCCGGTGACCACGCTGGTCGCATCCATGAGCCCGATCATCGGCATGTTGCCGATCATGTTGATCGAAAGAGCGATGCTCGTGGCGGTCAGCTCTTCGTTCCCGAGGTGCCCGATCATCATGACCACGACCGCGAAGGCCGCGTTGCGCAGAAAGGTCTGGAATCCGGCCGGCATGCCGAACCGCAGCAGCCGCCGGATGAACACCCGGTCGAATGCCTTGTAACTCCTGGTGGGAAACTCACTCTGGCGGACCAGCAGGAAAAACGAAAGCGCGATCGCGAACGTGCAGAGATTCGCGAACGAGTTCGCCAGCCCCGCCCCGAGAATCCCGAGCGCCGGCAGCCCGAAACCGCCGAAGATCAGCAGGTAGTTCATCGGGATGCAGACAATGCAGCCGATGATCTTGATTCCGGCCACGAGCGCGGTTTTGCCGCGGCCCGTGAAGAACGAGAGAAACGCGGTCTCCATGCAGGTCAGCCCGGCGCAGGGGGCCATGGCGACGAAATAGTCCGCCTCCTGCAGCGCGATGACCGGGTCGTGCCCGTTGTGCATGATGATCCAGTACCCGGCCGCGGGGAGAGCAAAGGCGAGCAGCGCCGCGACCGCCGCGCCGAAATAAAAGCCGTTCCAGGCCGCCTTCACGCAGCCGATGCCGTCGCGGTGGCCGTGAAACTGGGCGACGATGGTGGCGGTGAAGCCTGTGGTGATCAGGAAAAACGCCATCAGCGTGAAAAACATCTGGCCGGCCGGCATGGCCGCCGCGATCTCCTCGGGGGAACTCCTGGCGATGAAAACGCGGTTCGTGATCATCATGACCGTATTGCTTGCATTCAACACGACGAGCGGCCACGCGATCCGCCAGATCTCGCGGTATCCGCCCGGCTCCAGGAATTGACGACGGCTGAAGCAGCCGGTGAATCTGGTAAATAACTGTCTCAACATCTCCAACGCTCTCTCTCCGGCGGAAGGCCGTGCATTTCCTGTAATATAATTCGATATTCCGAAATTACCATGCCGGAACGATTGAATTTCGCGGTAATTTGTGGTATAGTTCCCGCATGCTGCAAAAACGGAGTCAACCCGATTGGAGAGGAAAGATGAAAAAACTGCTGCACATCGCCGCGTCCCCGCGGCTTGAGCGTTCGCATTCGAGGCGGCTTGCGAATGCGTTCATCGCCGAATTCCTGAAACGCAACCCGGATTACCGGCTGGCGGAGATCGATATCGGTGCAGTCGCCCAGCCCCGGTTCGGCGAAGCCGGCGCCGCCGCGAAATTCAAGGCGCCCCGCGAGCTTGAGCTCACCCCCGCCGAAGCGCGGGAGTGGCGGAACGCGCAAAGCAGCTTCGAACAGCTCCGGGAGGCCGACCGGCTCGTCGTCAGCACGCCGATGTGGAATTTCTCGATGCCCTATCACCTGAAACAGTGGATCGACCGCGTCATGCAGTCCGGCTGGAGCTTCGGCATGGAACCCGGCAAGGGATACGTGCCGCTGCTCGGCGGAAAAAAGGCGTTGTTCGTCTGCGCCTGCGGCGGCGTCTACGATACGCCGGAGATGCTGAAACTCGACCACCTGCGCCCGTACCTGCGCTTCTGGGCGGAATTCAACGGGCTTGACGCCGCCGTGGTCTCCCTCGAAGGAACGAACCTCGACCAGGAGCGCCTCGCCGGAAACGAAGCGGCCGCGCGATCGGCGCTCTCGAAGCTGGCGGAGAAGTTCTGACCATGCTGACCATCCTCCTCCAGCTGGCGGGCGGAACCGCATTTCTCTATTACGGCGCCGACTTCCTGGTGAAAGGCGGCGTGTCGATCGCAACCCGCTTCGGAGTTTCCGCACTCGTGATCGGCCTGACGCTCGTCGCATTCGCCACAAGCGCGCCGGAGCTCGTGGTCAGCGTTCAGGCCGCGCTGGCGGGTTCAAGCGACATCAGCATCGGCAACGTGATCGGCTCGAACATCTGCAACATCGCGCTGATCCTCGGACTTTCGGCCGTCATCGCGCCGCTTTCGGTGCACAGCAAGGTGCTGCGGTTCGACCTGCCGGTCATGACGGCGGTCACGCTGGCCATGGCAGCGATCGGCCTTCTGCTCGGCGGCTTCAACCGGCTCACCGGCGCCGTGTTCTTCGCCGGGCTGCTGGCCTACATCGCCTGGAACATCCGCCTTGAGAAGCGCGACGGGAGCGGCGATGCGGAAACCGAAATCAGGGAGGAGGTGGAGAACAGCCGGAAATATCCGCTGTGGCTCGCCGCCGCCTTCGTCATCGGCGGCGCCGCCGCCCTCGTTCTCGGCGGCAAATTCATCGTTGACGGCGCAGTCGGGCTCGGGCGCATGGCGCATCTTTCCGAAGCCGTGATCGGACTCACTATCGTCGCGGTCGGAACCAGTCTGCCCGAACTGGCGACCAGCCTGGTCGCCGCCGCACGCGGCGAGCAGGACATCGCGGTCGGCAACGTAGTCGGCTCCAACCTGTTCAACATGCTCGGAATCATGGGAATCGCGCCGATGATCCGGCCGGTTTCGGCCGCCGGCATCACTCCGGTCGACTGGGGGATGCTGCTGGTATCGACGCTGCTGCTCGTGCCGTTCATGCACACCGGGCGGAAGGTCGTGCGCCGGGAAGGCGCCGTGCTGCTGGCGCTTTACTGCGCATACATCGCATTTCTGGCGGTCAACGCTTGACTTTGTCCTGGCCGGTGCTATCTTAAGTTCAACTTCAAAAAAGGAGGGTTACCATTATGAGCAAAAGTCAGGACGCAAAGAAGGAAACCAAGAAGGCCCCCACCAAGACCCTGAAGGAGAAGCGCGCCGAAAAACGCGCCAAGCGCGGATGATTGCGCTCCCGGCCATTCCGTAATTTCACGCATGCCGACACTCAGTCCGGCATGCGTTTTTTCCAGCCGGATCACGATACCGTTTTCTCTCCGATCCGCATCATTGCAATTAAAATCAATACCGGCAGCAGGAAAGTCAGGTCGATTTTTTCTCCCCGTGTTTCAATCACCGCAAGCAGGAAATCCCAAGAGGAACAGACCGCTCACCACACGTTCAACCCAAGAAACAGATATCTCCCGATACGCGGGCGACAAAAGCAAAGAATCCCGTTTAAAATAAGAAACAGGAAAAGAGAAACAGCGGAAACGATGGATAATAGTGACGGCGCCCCGGCAATGTCCAATCCGAACAGCTTCACATCCAACGTATCCGTAATGCTTGCCGCAGCAAGCACAAAAAGGATGGCGACGGCGTTGACCCAGAGGATGGTCGGCAACGTTTCTTTCATCTTCGGAACTCCCTGACTTGCCCCCTTCAATCGCAGCGATTTGCCTGATGAGACGCCGCAGCCTCGGGAGTTCTTAGCGAAATGCTGTTGATATTTCGCTAAAAGCTCAAACAGTCGCGACGTGTTGCACTCCGTCTTCATAGTGTCGATATGCCGCCCGGCGCGAATTATTAGAATCTCGTTAATTTTCCATTCCGATCTGGAAAAGAACCGGCGCGGATGTATGTTGTATTAAATTTAAATTCGATCGTATACATCAGGGAAATTCATGAGTGAAAAAAACAGTCGTTCCGCCATCCGTTACCGCGGCCTGACCGCCGCCGAAGTGGAAAACAGCCGCCGCCTGCACGGCGAAAACCTGCTGGCTCCCCCCGAACGGGAACCGTGGTACAAACAGTTCCTCGCCAAATTCGACGACCCGGTGATCCGGATTCTGATCATCGCCGCCCTGATCTCGACGGCGACCGGCGGCCTGGTCGAAGGAGCCGGCATCGTCATCGCGGTGCTGCTGGCGACCGGCTTGTCCTTCCTGAACGAATTCCGCGCCGAAAAGGAGTTCGACATTCTGAACAAGGTCAGCGACGATACGCCGGTCAAGGTGATCCGCGACGGTGAATTCCGCCAGATTCCGAAACGCGAGCTCGTCGTCGGGGACATCCTGTTCCTCGAAAACGGCGAAGAGGCTCCCGCCGACGGCAAGGTGCTCGAGGCGGTCAATCTGCAGATCGACCAGTCGAAGCTGACCGGGGAATCCGATCCGGCCGTCAAAATCAGCGAGGCGGACGCCGCCGCGCAAGCTCCCGGAGAGGAGACTTATCCGCCGTTTCTCGTCCTGCGCGGCACCGCCGCCGTCGAAGGATACGGCTATCTCGAAATCACCGCCGTCGGCGCCGGCACCGAAATCGGCAGAACCGCCGTCGCCGCGAGCGAAAAAAGCGATACGGAAACCCCTCTGAACCGTCAGCTCGGCCAGCTCGGCAAACTCATCGGGCTGGTCGGTTTCATGATCGCGGCGATCACGTTCTCGGCGCTCGTTTTCGGCGGCATCGTCTCCGGCTCGCTGGTGCAGAGCGCCGCACAGTGGACCGTTTCCGGGCTGCTCCTCGTCGCGATCCTCGTCGCGCTGATTCAGGTCTGGCTGCCGATCGTCTGCGACGGCATCGGGCTCATCAGGGGGCGCTCCCCCCTTCCCGCCGGCCTGCAGAACAAAGGATTCAGAAGCTGGCTCGTCTTCCTGCTCGCCGGAATCGCGATCGCCGGGGCGGGACTCGGAATCATGGCGCTCGCCGGAACGCTCCCGGAGGCGGTGCGCGAGTGGATCGCGCCGGAGGCGCTGCCGAAGTTCGTGACCTTTTTCATGATCGCCGTCACGCTGATCGTCGTCGCGGTCCCGGAAGGGCTCGCCATGAGCGTGACGCTGAGCCTCGCCTACTCGATGCGCAAGATGACCGCCGCCAACAACCTCGTCCGCAAGATGCACGCGTGCGAAACCATCGGCGCGGCGACCGTGATCTGCACCGACAAGACCGGCACGCTGACCATGAACCGGATGCACGTGCAGGAGGCGGCTTTCCCGCGGCTCGCGCGGCCGGAAGCGCTCGCCTTCCTCGCCGTCAATATCGCAGGGAACTCGACCGCGAACCTTTCGCGGGTCGATCCGGCCGATCCGCAGCCCATCGGGAATCCGACCGAAGGTGCGCTGCTTCTCTGGCTCGATTCGCAGGGAATCGACTACGAATCCGCCCGCGCCTCGTTCGCCATCGACTATCAGTGGACCTTCACGACCGAACGCAAATTCATGGCGACACGCGGAAGCACGCCGGACGGCGTCCGGCTGCTGCTGGCCAAGGGGGCGCCCGAAATCCTGCTCAATCTCTGCGCAAACTATGAAACCGCCGAAGGAACCGCTCCGCTCACGGACGCCGTGAAACGCGAACAGCTGGCCGCGCTGAAGGAGTGGCAGTCGCGCGGAATGCGCACGCTCGGCTTTGCATTCCGCGAAAATCCCGGCGGCAGCGACGAACTCGCCGAGGAAGCGAAAGAACTGACCTGGCTCGGATTCACCGCGATCGCCGACCCGGTCCGTCCGGACGTGCCGGAGGCGATCGGCAGCTGCTATCGCGCCGGAATTCAGGTCAAGATGGTCACCGGCGACAATCCCGAAACCGCCAAGGAGATCGGCCGTCAGATCCGCCTCTGGAGTGACGGTGAACCTGAGCCCGGCGCCATCATGACCGGCGCCGAATTCGACAGCCTCACCGACGAACAGGCGGTCGAAGCCGCGCCGAAGCTGAAAATCATGGCGAGGGCGAGGCCGAACGACAAGCTCAAGCTCGTCCGCGCCCTGAAGGCCTCCGGGCAGGTGGTTGCGGTCACCGGCGACGGCACGAACGACGCCCCTGCCCTGAACTATGCCGACGTCGGCATCGCGATGGGCAAGACCGGCACGTCGGTCGCCAAGGAGGCCGCCGACATCATCCTGCTCGACGACTCGTTCGGCAGCATCGTGAACGCGGTCATGTGGGGGAGATCGCTCTACCGCAACATCCAGCGGTTCATATTGTTCCAGCTGACGGTCAACGTGGTGGCGCTGACCATTGCGATGGTCGGGCCGTTTATCGGCGTCGATCTTCCGCTCACGGTGATCCAGATGCTGTGGGTGAATCTGATCATGGATACATTCGCGGCACTCGCGCTTGCGACGGAGCCGCCCGATCCGAAAGTCATGAACCGGCCGCCGCGCAAAAACAGCGCTTTCATCGTGACGCCGGCCATGTGGCGCGGCATCTTCGGCGGGGCGGCCGTTTTCCTCGCGGCGCTGATCGGGCTGCTGCTCCATATCAAACACCTCGGGCTGGAGGAAAATTCGACGGCAGGCAATCACTGGCTCACGGTCTTCTTCTGCGTCTTTGTCATGCTGCAGTTCTGGAATCTCTTCAACGCGAAATGCTTCGGAACGGGGGAATCGGTCTTCCGGCACCTGGCGGACAATCGCTCGTTCACGCTGATCACGGCAGGAATCCTTATCGGGCAGATCGTCATGGTGCAGTTCGGCGGCCGTGTATTCCGGACCACGCCGCTCGGCATCGTCGAATGGGTGACGATCATCGCGGCCACCAGCCTGATCGTCTGGGGAGGCGAACTCTTCCGCCTGCTCCGCCGCAGGCAGAGGTGAACGCAGGACAGGCGGCGCGCCCCTCCGGGGACGCCGCCCGCAGGCCCGGCACGCGGACGCTCATGCAGATGTGACCTGCCGCTATCGGAGCAGTTCGGAGATCGACCGCGCGGCGGCCGTCACCTGCGCGGCAATGCACTCCTGCCCGTCCCGCAGATACAGCTCGGAGCCGGAGACGCTGACCGCACCCGCCACCCCGCCGAGTGAATCGAAAACGGGCGCCGCCACGCAGAAAACCCCCGGTTCGTGTTCGCAGTCATCCACCGCATAGCCGCGGCAGCGGATTCCGGCAAGCTCCGTCTCAAGCTCTTCCCGGCCGGTAATCGTCTTCGGCGTGCAGGCGGTGAACACAATCTCAGCCAGCAGCCTCCCGCGTTCCGCCTCGGGCAGAAACGCGAGGATCGCCTTGCCGACCCCGGTGCAGTAAAGCGGACCGGTATTGCCGATCATCGACCCCATGCGGACCGGCCGGCTCCCTTCCACCTTGTCGATATAAACCACGCTCCCGCCGCGCCGCTCGGCCAGGTGAACCGTCTCACAGGTCGCTTCCGACAGCGCGGCCAGCAGCGGATGCGCAAGGCGCGACAGCGGGTTCTGCCGCATGGCCGCATTGCCGAGCCGGATCAGAGCGCCGCCGAGCGTGTATACCCCGTCGGCGTTGCGCAGAAAACCGCGTTCAGCCAGAAACTTCAACTGCCGGAACACCGTGCTGACCGGCAGCCCGAGCGTTTCGGCGATCTCTTTTCCCCGCAGCCCGTTCCGGCTCCGGCCCACCAGCTCGAGCAGCTCGAGCCCCTTGCCTATCGTTTTTTCACCGTCTTTTGCCATATCTTTACTTTACTGCTTTTTTTCCGTTTTTCAATTTGCATCCGGTGAGATTGCCGCTTATATTAAAATATAATGAGAATATATTCTCATATAATAAGAATAACTAACAGAGGATGTCACCATGCGGGAAACATGTATCGCGGGATTCGGGGAAGTCATGCTGCGGCTCTGTCCGCCGGGGAGGAAACGGTTCATGCAGAGCCTGCCGGGAACGCTGGACGCGACCTACGGCGGCGGAGAAGCGAACGTCTGCGCGTCTCTGGCCATGCTCGGGACGCCGTCGCGCTACCTGACCGCGCTGCCGCCGAATCCGGTCGCACAGGCATTTGCGGCCGAACTGCGCGGCCTCGGAGTCGACGTCGGCCGCATCACCTGGAATCCGAAGGGGCGCATGGGAGTCTACTATGCCGAGCACGGCGCGGCACAGCGCGGTTCGAACGTGGTCTACGACCGCGAAGGCTCCACGATTTCTCTGCTCGGGCCGGAGGACTACGACTTCGCCGCGATGCTTGACGGCGTCGGGCATCTCCACATCACCGGCATT
The Victivallis lenta DNA segment above includes these coding regions:
- a CDS encoding IclR family transcriptional regulator — translated: MAKDGEKTIGKGLELLELVGRSRNGLRGKEIAETLGLPVSTVFRQLKFLAERGFLRNADGVYTLGGALIRLGNAAMRQNPLSRLAHPLLAALSEATCETVHLAERRGGSVVYIDKVEGSRPVRMGSMIGNTGPLYCTGVGKAILAFLPEAERGRLLAEIVFTACTPKTITGREELETELAGIRCRGYAVDDCEHEPGVFCVAAPVFDSLGGVAGAVSVSGSELYLRDGQECIAAQVTAAARSISELLR
- a CDS encoding calcium/sodium antiporter gives rise to the protein MLTILLQLAGGTAFLYYGADFLVKGGVSIATRFGVSALVIGLTLVAFATSAPELVVSVQAALAGSSDISIGNVIGSNICNIALILGLSAVIAPLSVHSKVLRFDLPVMTAVTLAMAAIGLLLGGFNRLTGAVFFAGLLAYIAWNIRLEKRDGSGDAETEIREEVENSRKYPLWLAAAFVIGGAAALVLGGKFIVDGAVGLGRMAHLSEAVIGLTIVAVGTSLPELATSLVAAARGEQDIAVGNVVGSNLFNMLGIMGIAPMIRPVSAAGITPVDWGMLLVSTLLLVPFMHTGRKVVRREGAVLLALYCAYIAFLAVNA
- a CDS encoding MATE family efflux transporter, encoding MLRQLFTRFTGCFSRRQFLEPGGYREIWRIAWPLVVLNASNTVMMITNRVFIARSSPEEIAAAMPAGQMFFTLMAFFLITTGFTATIVAQFHGHRDGIGCVKAAWNGFYFGAAVAALLAFALPAAGYWIIMHNGHDPVIALQEADYFVAMAPCAGLTCMETAFLSFFTGRGKTALVAGIKIIGCIVCIPMNYLLIFGGFGLPALGILGAGLANSFANLCTFAIALSFFLLVRQSEFPTRSYKAFDRVFIRRLLRFGMPAGFQTFLRNAAFAVVVMMIGHLGNEELTATSIALSINMIGNMPMIGLMDATSVVTGQFIGQRRLLVVERISGRSWRMLMCWTLSMGLLYWLAPEFLIRLFGSRNTASASMDMSQVTDYAVTILRFAAVFNILDATRFIAMGSLRGAGDTTVPLWIGMATSWLIQIPGTVLLVYVYRASIGAVWALITFYIAVDAALMVWRRRSGAWKKINLIGLPPASPAAELREHPEDASA
- a CDS encoding MFS transporter, producing MICKGPLTPAQLASSQHNYHIFSLINGLSYMCLGETVLILLAVRLGCPDYIVSTLGAMIYFGFLLLPLGKVVTARAGAAKSQSIFWVARNAAALLVALAAVVSISGMPRTATALLLAGAFFFYGFRAAGVVMSQPLVGNITNEKDRAKVIGVNAGFFYLSCLAALVTISILLKLCDSLAMLTGIVVAGALLGFTASRFINRICETEAIRDSARKPIAGEFRLLFHDKSLLRLLASGFAVNLAVIMLIPISMLALKRGCGVSDTEALLFALAQFGASAGASFLSGRISNTIGPRRTLLYSYLLLLGAGVLWVIAPSGFSPVYLTLPFLIAGATNVGTANSVTHYFLQTVPEEKRVAASMFIAVVNGAGAGIVGMLLAGVLLDRCTGIEADSPLTGYRLYFALSVLLLSAGIWVISRLTPLPPERRKIRKSWNETV
- a CDS encoding FMN-dependent NADH-azoreductase, producing MKKLLHIAASPRLERSHSRRLANAFIAEFLKRNPDYRLAEIDIGAVAQPRFGEAGAAAKFKAPRELELTPAEAREWRNAQSSFEQLREADRLVVSTPMWNFSMPYHLKQWIDRVMQSGWSFGMEPGKGYVPLLGGKKALFVCACGGVYDTPEMLKLDHLRPYLRFWAEFNGLDAAVVSLEGTNLDQERLAGNEAAARSALSKLAEKF
- a CDS encoding N-acyl-D-amino-acid deacylase family protein — protein: MRTLFRDLWLADGSGAPLRRSAVLAGDGKILAVEPDLPRSAAERTVELGGRILAPGFIDVHGHSDLALPARPEGFGKISQGITTEIMGNCGLSAFPLTGRNREHLQELWAQYGVTLDWSDFRGWRAALSARAPKLRAEALAGHNTLRAAVAGYETETLTSAQLEEMKTLLDAELAAGAAGLSSGLLYVPGKFAPPGEIVELMRVAARRDRPYATHLRSEGNELLEALGETIDCAREAGLRRLHISHFKTAGAANWEKLDAALELLEEAQKGGIAVTVDRYPYTESMTQLSVILPGKAGDLDDSALSRLLRSTEEREKLALELAASRPAAYWKTVTLVSTRSSAGRNHAGQTIAALAERAGRTPAEFAVELLAEDAAGTTAAFRGMSPENMRRILGLPFCMMGSDENARPADDSIGRCHPRGFGSAARFLRLRLDTGSPIEAAVRQMTGLAAETFQLADRGLVRPGLCADLAAFDPDEVDGTADFSNPHTPAAGIIFTVTGGEFVYRS
- a CDS encoding calcium-translocating P-type ATPase, PMCA-type, with amino-acid sequence MSEKNSRSAIRYRGLTAAEVENSRRLHGENLLAPPEREPWYKQFLAKFDDPVIRILIIAALISTATGGLVEGAGIVIAVLLATGLSFLNEFRAEKEFDILNKVSDDTPVKVIRDGEFRQIPKRELVVGDILFLENGEEAPADGKVLEAVNLQIDQSKLTGESDPAVKISEADAAAQAPGEETYPPFLVLRGTAAVEGYGYLEITAVGAGTEIGRTAVAASEKSDTETPLNRQLGQLGKLIGLVGFMIAAITFSALVFGGIVSGSLVQSAAQWTVSGLLLVAILVALIQVWLPIVCDGIGLIRGRSPLPAGLQNKGFRSWLVFLLAGIAIAGAGLGIMALAGTLPEAVREWIAPEALPKFVTFFMIAVTLIVVAVPEGLAMSVTLSLAYSMRKMTAANNLVRKMHACETIGAATVICTDKTGTLTMNRMHVQEAAFPRLARPEALAFLAVNIAGNSTANLSRVDPADPQPIGNPTEGALLLWLDSQGIDYESARASFAIDYQWTFTTERKFMATRGSTPDGVRLLLAKGAPEILLNLCANYETAEGTAPLTDAVKREQLAALKEWQSRGMRTLGFAFRENPGGSDELAEEAKELTWLGFTAIADPVRPDVPEAIGSCYRAGIQVKMVTGDNPETAKEIGRQIRLWSDGEPEPGAIMTGAEFDSLTDEQAVEAAPKLKIMARARPNDKLKLVRALKASGQVVAVTGDGTNDAPALNYADVGIAMGKTGTSVAKEAADIILLDDSFGSIVNAVMWGRSLYRNIQRFILFQLTVNVVALTIAMVGPFIGVDLPLTVIQMLWVNLIMDTFAALALATEPPDPKVMNRPPRKNSAFIVTPAMWRGIFGGAAVFLAALIGLLLHIKHLGLEENSTAGNHWLTVFFCVFVMLQFWNLFNAKCFGTGESVFRHLADNRSFTLITAGILIGQIVMVQFGGRVFRTTPLGIVEWVTIIAATSLIVWGGELFRLLRRRQR